Proteins encoded together in one Anopheles darlingi chromosome 3, idAnoDarlMG_H_01, whole genome shotgun sequence window:
- the LOC125953373 gene encoding transient receptor potential cation channel protein painless-like, translated as MSQQDYRYLNSHSIAQNELRININSKDHEQFELALLRGVDVNERDRTEEQFSSFEECLKMKGMAIFIRTCLEHGAHVASFNPITNKYPIHLAAETCDVHNLQELVKSHLLLIDQKFKGCTPLFMLFEMLTAESWENVFECIKVLLEQGADINTTGTDEKSPIAILVSGNDNWRKTILEYCLTHYYVDVDIKVSSSSDELVREVIKNHFPDVTIPVEKEELKNISIEYLSTVLLPFSEIKFLEAYRMFRATQVISDDDLENLLYSAIASTKLKVINVMLEPFLNNGTLSDAVKTLSWVLCRCCENGNAQVLEWCLNSTSKPVAGSMYQENLLSSIDELCSQGYMTMVSQLIQQMDPAVDMSVCPFFKCMQLLLNDGRIDIDKKSGFFEGTALHYAAKNKLVHAQRVLLAKGASLGVMDLLQEMPISAMDPIVLENHLDSCVFPECWSLSEKTYQFQLDLSNFVKPSKGKSGQATSQTFDEMLPILRLSQSHDKKHLLQHPVILTILLQKWTKLKYFFYANLFLCAAFSLLYIVYVTMFYGCNDAQNFWYSATYGSLIILLTFMGIRELFQCCLNVREYIRSVENYVEISLIVGATYVLYLDYQDEEETAIPALIAILPALNLTLLVGSLPMLSLSTHMVMLKTVSKNFLECFLLYAIILVTFAASFYTLFRGSRNSKSSVPQSNELLRTFTEMPDPYDGGDVTQIMKSLKQSIDMLNKNSNAEEASFDTFENFPLSVVKTIVMLIGELNVSDIPLEGVIPYIILVIFVFFVPIVLSNLINGLAISDIAAIKAESELIGLVQRVSVLYKLEAALEYPKILQPIAGRLSMLRWTNRFRMFSTMDVKPNICIGWTSSKYSKKSTHGAWLMLSKPTNHQSGTDSEDTDMERAATRNC; from the exons ATGAGTCAGCAAGACTATCGGTATCTCAATAGTCATAGTATAGCACAA AATGAGTTAAGAATTAATATCAATTCGAAAGACCATGAGCAGTTCGAGCTAGCCCTGCTCCGAGGGGTGGATGTAAATGAAAGAGATAGAACAGAAGAACAGTTTTCCAGCTTCGAAGAATGTTTGAAGATGAAAGGAATGGCGATCTTTATCAGAACGTGCCTTGAGCATGGCGCCCACGTAGCAAGT TTCAATCCAATCACCAACAAATACCCCATTCATCTGGCAGCAGAAACCTGTGATGTTCATAACCTACAAGAACTGGTTAAAAGCCATCTCTTACTTATCGATCAAAAGTTTAAGGGATGTACCCCATTATTTATGCTGTTTGAGATGCTGACAGCAGAAAGCTGGGAGAATGTTTTCGAATGCATTAAGGTGTTGCTGGAACAAGGAGCCGATATTAACACAACCGGCACGGATGAAAAATCGCCCATTGCGATTCTCGTGTCTGGAAATGATAACTGGCGAAAAACTATCCTAGAGTACTGTCTTACACACTATTACGTCGATGTGGATATCAAAGTGTCAAGTAGCAGTGATGAATTGGTACGCGAAGTCatcaaaaatcatttccccGATGTCACAATTCCTGTGGAAAAAGaggaattaaaaaatatatctATCGAATACTTGAGCACGGTGCTGTTGCCTTTTTCGGAGATTAAATTTCTCGAAGCGTACCGAATGTTTAGAGCAACACAAGTGATAAGTGATGACGACTTGGAGAATTTGCTATATTCGGCAATCGCATCTACAAAGCTGAAGGTTATCAATGTAATGCTCGAACCCTTTTTGAACAATGGAACCTTATCCGATGCTGTTAAGACCCTATCATGGGTACTCTGCAGATGCTGCGAGAATGGAAACGCACAGGTGCTAGAGTGGTGTCTAAACTCTACATCGAAGCCAGTGGCTGGATCGATGTACCAGGAAAACCTCCTATCCTCTATCGATGAATTGTGTTCGCAAGGCTACATGACAATGGTTTCGCAGCTGATACAGCAGATGGATCCGGCCGTAGACATGagtgtttgcccttttttcaaatgcatgcagctgctgctcaacgATGGCCGAATCGATATCGATAAAAAGAGTGGATTTTTTGAAGGTACAGCATTGCACTATGCCGCTAAGAACAAGCTAGTACATGCTCAACGGGTACTTCTCGCCAAAGGGGCCTCGCTAGGCGTAATGGACTTGCTCCAAGAGATGCCAATTAGTGCGATGGATCCGATCGTACTGGAAAACCATCTGGACTCTTGCGTATTCCCTGAGTGCTGGTCTTTGAGCGAAAAGACGTATCAATTTCAGTTGGATTTATCAAACTTTGTGAAACCATCGAAAGGTAAATCCGGTCAAGCAACAAGCCAAACGTTCGATGAAATGCTGCCAATCCTAAGACTGAGTCAGTCGCACGACAAGAAACACCTTTTACAGCATCCCGTGATATTAACTATACTGTTGCAGAAGTGGACTAAGCTAAAATATTTCTTCTACGCCAATCTATTTCTGTGTGCAGCTTTTTCCCTATTGTACATCGTTTACGTAACGATGTTCTATGGGTGTAATGATGCGCAAAATTTTTGGTATTCTGCAACATATGGATCGTTGATTATATTACTCACTTTTATGGGAATAAGAGAACTATTCCAGTGTTGTCTCAATGTGAGAGAGTACATACGATCCGTGGAAAATTATGTGGAAATCTCTTTAATTGTTGGTGCCACTTACGTATTGTATTTGGACTAtcaagacgaagaagaaactgCGATTCCGGCGTTGATTGCCATACTACCGGCTCTCAATCTAACTCTGCTAGTAGGATCACTTCCCATGCTATCTTTATCAACTCATATGGTTATGCTGAAAACGGTTTCCAAAAATTTCCTCGAATGCTTTTTGCTATACGCGATCATTTTGGTAACGTTTGCGGCCAGCTTCTACACTTTGTTTCGAGGAAGTAGGAACTCAAAAAGCTCTGTACCACAAAGCAATGAGCTTCTGAGGACCTTTACCGAGATGCCAGACCCTTACGATGGCGGGGATGTAACTCAAATTATGAAGTCTCTTAAGCAATCAATAGATATGCTAAACAAGAATAGTAATGCTGAAGAAGCGTCGTTCGATACCTTCGAGAATTTTCCTCTATCGGTTGTAAAGACAATCGTTATGCTAATCG GAGAACTGAACGTATCCGACATTCCTCTTGAGGGCGTTATACCATACATCATACTTGTGATATTTGTGTTTTTCGTTCCGATTGTTCTTTCGAACCTGATCAATGGTCTTGCAATCAGTGATATAGCG GCAATCAAAGCCGAGTCGGAGTTAATCGGTCTCGTACaacgtgtgtctgtgctctACAAGCTTGAGGCTGCCTTGGAATATCCCAAAATTCTGCAACCCAT AGCTGGCCGCCTGTCGATGCTGCGTTGGACCAACAGATTCCGGATGTTTTCAACAATGGAtgtaaaaccaaacatttgcATCGGTTGGACGAGCAGCAAATATTCCAAGAAATCAACCCATGGCGCTTGGTTAATGCTCTCGAAACCTACTAATCATCAATCGGGAACTGACTCGGAAGACACCGATATGGAAAG AGCCGCGACGAGAAACTGTTGA
- the LOC125956960 gene encoding transient receptor potential cation channel protein painless-like isoform X2, with protein sequence MDQREYRDLINRAVAQENMCHSVRKKNHDAFVQALIKGADVNIRTKKQETMSSTFEDCLTMKGMAKFIEACLEHGAHVANFNPITNKYPIHLAAETCDVHNLQELVKSHLLLIDQKFNGCTALFMLFEMLTTESWENVFECIKVLLEQGADINTTGTDEKSPISILVSGIDSWRKTILEYCLTHYYVDVDVRMSTTNSELIRNAIQNHFPDVTIPVTMVESEFTISLLETILINDSEIVFLEACRLFKANKSSPNSDNNHETPSNVLVIPDEDLENLLFKAVLKNRLKAIALLLEPSWKKGQLFDADWIVKPLSWVLHTCCDFGNVKVLEWCLNSTSKPVTGTMYQDNLLSSIDDELCSQGYSTMLSQLIQQIDPAVDMNVCPFFQCMKLLLRDGRMDIDKKSGFLQTTALHCAANYKVVHAQELLLSKGATLRATNLFNQILISAIDPNVLEKYLDSCVSSRFQSHTDNKYYMQMDLSNIVRQPMQKSKTKSASNNLPQTPSQKAERYDELLLILNLAQSSDKKHLLQHPLIYIILMQKWLRLRIFYYTNLSLCAAFSLLFILYATMFYVCDNTPNFWYSATYASLIILLTFMGMRELFQCCLNVGEYMRSVENYVEISLIVGATYVLYLDYQNEKETEVPALIVILPALNLTLLVGSLPMLSLSTHMVMLKTVSKNFLQCFLLYAIILVTFAASFYTLTRGSNARSNITQSNELLRTFTEMPDLDDGENLTQTLISFKKSIDMLNKKIQSNNDEEASFDKFENFPLSVVKIIAMQIGEMNISDIPLDGAIPYIILLIFMFFVPIVLSNLINGLAISDIAAIKDESEIIGLVQRVSVIHKFETALEKIARYIFRDPGQWMVRFWNGFIGFSQMDVNPYIYAWWKTSKSAEPLKYAVWLLISKSTNATEVRDNEKGSFGKEFASDEFLKNFHQIRLDIDDRTVKYMLTNYTSASPNR encoded by the exons ATGGATCAACGAGAATATCGTGATTTGATTAACCGCGCTGTAGCACAA GAAAACATGTGCCATAgtgttagaaaaaaaaatcatgacGCATTCGTACAAGCCCTTATCAAAGGAGCCGACGTAAATataagaacaaaaaaacaagaaactaTGAGCTCTACCTTCGAAGATTGTTTAACAATGAAAGGAATGGCGAAATTTATCGAGGCGTGTCTTGAGCATGGCGCTCACGTAGCAAAT TTCAATCCAATCACCAACAAGTACCCCATTCATCTGGCAGCCGAAACCTGTGATGTTCATAACCTACAAGAGCTGGTCAAAAGCCACCTCTTACTAATCGATCAAAAGTTTAACGGATGTACCGCATTATTTATGCTGTTTGAGATGCTGACAACAGAAAGCTGGGAGAATGTTTTCGAATGCATTAAGGTGTTGCTGGAACAAGGAGCTGATATTAACACAACCGGCACGGATGAAAAATCGCCCATTTCGATTCTCGTGTCTGGAATTGATAGCTGGCGAAAAACCATTCTAGAGTACTGTCTCACACACTATTACGTCGATGTGGATGTCAGAATGTCAACTACCAACAGCGAATTGATACGGAACGCCATCCAAAATCATTTCCCTGATGTTACGATTCCTGTGACAATGGTGGAATCGGAATTTACAATATCACTGCTGGAAACAATATTAATTAATGACTCTGAGATAGTCTTTCTTGAAGCCTGTCGGCTGTTTAAAGCAAACAAGTCATCACCCAACTCGGATAATAATCATGAGACCCCTAGTAACGTACTTGTTATACCAGATGAGGATTTAGAGAATTTGCTATTTAAGGCAGTCTTGAAAAACAGGCTGAAGGCTATCGCTTTGCTACTGGAACCCTCCTGGAAGAAGGGACAGTTATTCGATGCTGATTGGATAGTTAAGCCGCTTTCGTGGGTGCTACATACGTGCTGTGACTTTGGAAACGTGAAAGTGCTAGAGTGGTGTCTTAACTCTACCTCGAAGCCTGTAACTGGAACGATGTACCAAGATAACCTCCTATCCTCTATTGACGATGAATTATGTTCCCAAGGATACAGTACTATGCTTTCGCAGCTGATACAGCAGATCGATCCGGCCGTAGACATGAACGTTTGTCCTTTTTTCCAATGcatgaagctgttgctgcgggACGGGCGAATGGATATCGATAAAAAGAGTGGATTTTTGCAAACTACAGCACTACATTGTGCTGCTAATTACAAGGTAGTTCATGCTCAAGAGCTACTTCTTTCCAAAGGGGCCACACTACGCGCAACGAACTTGTTCAACCAAATATTGATTAGTGCAATAGACCCAAATGTACTGGAAAAATATCTGGATTCTTGTGTGTCTTCTCGCTTTCAGAGTCATACAGACAACAAATATTACATGCAGATGGATTTATCAAACATTGTGAGGCAGCCAATGCAAAAGTCCAAAACAAAGAGTGCGTCGAACAATTTACCTCAAACGCCATCCCAGAAGGCCGAAAGATACGATGAATTGTTGCTAATTTTAAATTTAGCACAATCATCGGACAAAAAACATCTTTTACAACATCCACTGATATATATTATTTTGATGCAGAAGTGGCTCAGACTACGAATATTCTACTACACCAATCTATCGCTATGCGCAgcattttcccttttatttATCCTCTACGCGACGATGTTCTACGTATGTGATAATACGCCAAATTTTTGGTATTCTGCAACATATGCATCGTTGATTATATTACTCACTTTTATGGGAATGAGAGAACTGTTTCAGTGTTGTCTTAATGTGGGAGAGTACATGCGATCCGTGGAAAATTATGTGGAAATCTCTTTAATTGTTGGTGCCACCTACGTATTGTATTTGGACtatcaaaacgaaaaagagaCTGAAGTTCCTGCGTTAATTGTTATACTACCGGCCCTCAATCTAACTCTGCTAGTAGGATCACTTCCCATGCTATCTTTATCAACTCATATGGTTATGCTGAAAACGGTTTCCAAAAATTTCCTTCAATGCTTTTTGCTATACGCGATCATTTTGGTAACGTTTGCGGCCAGCTTCTACACTTTGACTCGAGGAAGTAATGCAAGAAGCAATATAACACAGAGCAATGAGCTTCTGAGGACTTTCACCGAGATGCCAGACCTTGATGATGGCGAGAATTTAACTCAAACCctaatttcttttaaaaaatcaatagatatgctaaacaaaaaaatacagagCAATAATGACGAGGAGGCGTCGTTCGATAAGTTCGAGAATTTTCCTCTTTCGGTTGTAAAGATAATTGCTATGCAAATCG GAGAAATGAACATATCAGACATTCCACTTGACGGCGCTATACCATACATCATACTTttgatatttatgtttttcgttCCGATTGTTCTTTCGAACCTGATCAATGGTCTTGCAATCAGTGATATAGCG GCAATCAAAGACGAATCGGAAATAATCGGTCTCGTACAACGTGTGTCTGTAATCCACAAGTTCGAAACCGCACTGGAGAAAATTGCTCGATATAT TTTTAGAGATCCAGGACAATGGATGGTGCGTTTTTGGAACGGATTTATCGGTTTTTCTCAAATGGATGTAAATCCCTATATTTACGCCTGGTGGAAGACAAGCAAATCAGCTGAGCCTCTCAAATATGCGGTATGGTTATTGATATCGAAAAGTACCAATGCTACTGAAGTTAGAGACAATGAAAAGGGGTCGTTCGGAAAAGAATTTGCTTCTGATGAGTTCCTTAAAAACTTCCATCAGATTCGCTTGGACATAGACGACAGAACTGTAAAATATATGCTAACCAACTATACAAGCGCATCTCCAAACCGTTGA
- the LOC125956960 gene encoding transient receptor potential cation channel protein painless-like isoform X1, with product MDQREYRDLINRAVAQENMCHSVRKKNHDAFVQALIKGADVNIRTKKQETMSSTFEDCLTMKGMAKFIEACLEHGAHVANFNPITNKYPIHLAAETCDVHNLQELVKSHLLLIDQKFNGCTALFMLFEMLTTESWENVFECIKVLLEQGADINTTGTDEKSPISILVSGIDSWRKTILEYCLTHYYVDVDVRMSTTNSELIRNAIQNHFPDVTIPVTMVESEFTISLLETILINDSEIVFLEACRLFKANKSSPNSDNNHETPSNVLVIPDEDLENLLFKAVLKNRLKAIALLLEPSWKKGQLFDADWIVKPLSWVLHTCCDFGNVKVLEWCLNSTSKPVTGTMYQDNLLSSIDDELCSQGYSTMLSQLIQQIDPAVDMNVCPFFQCMKLLLRDGRMDIDKKSGFLQTTALHCAANYKVVHAQELLLSKGATLRATNLFNQILISAIDPNVLEKYLDSCVSSRFQSHTDNKYYMQMDLSNIVRQPMQKSKTKSASNNLPQTPSQKAERYDELLLILNLAQSSDKKHLLQHPLIYIILMQKWLRLRIFYYTNLSLCAAFSLLFILYATMFYVCDNTPNFWYSATYASLIILLTFMGMRELFQCCLNVGEYMRSVENYVEISLIVGATYVLYLDYQNEKETEVPALIVILPALNLTLLVGSLPMLSLSTHMVMLKTVSKNFLQCFLLYAIILVTFAASFYTLTRGSNARSNITQSNELLRTFTEMPDLDDGENLTQTLISFKKSIDMLNKKIQSNNDEEASFDKFENFPLSVVKIIAMQIGEMNISDIPLDGAIPYIILLIFMFFVPIVLSNLINGLAISDIAAIKDESEIIGLVQRVSVIHKFETALEKIARYIPQSFRDPGQWMVRFWNGFIGFSQMDVNPYIYAWWKTSKSAEPLKYAVWLLISKSTNATEVRDNEKGSFGKEFASDEFLKNFHQIRLDIDDRTVKYMLTNYTSASPNR from the exons ATGGATCAACGAGAATATCGTGATTTGATTAACCGCGCTGTAGCACAA GAAAACATGTGCCATAgtgttagaaaaaaaaatcatgacGCATTCGTACAAGCCCTTATCAAAGGAGCCGACGTAAATataagaacaaaaaaacaagaaactaTGAGCTCTACCTTCGAAGATTGTTTAACAATGAAAGGAATGGCGAAATTTATCGAGGCGTGTCTTGAGCATGGCGCTCACGTAGCAAAT TTCAATCCAATCACCAACAAGTACCCCATTCATCTGGCAGCCGAAACCTGTGATGTTCATAACCTACAAGAGCTGGTCAAAAGCCACCTCTTACTAATCGATCAAAAGTTTAACGGATGTACCGCATTATTTATGCTGTTTGAGATGCTGACAACAGAAAGCTGGGAGAATGTTTTCGAATGCATTAAGGTGTTGCTGGAACAAGGAGCTGATATTAACACAACCGGCACGGATGAAAAATCGCCCATTTCGATTCTCGTGTCTGGAATTGATAGCTGGCGAAAAACCATTCTAGAGTACTGTCTCACACACTATTACGTCGATGTGGATGTCAGAATGTCAACTACCAACAGCGAATTGATACGGAACGCCATCCAAAATCATTTCCCTGATGTTACGATTCCTGTGACAATGGTGGAATCGGAATTTACAATATCACTGCTGGAAACAATATTAATTAATGACTCTGAGATAGTCTTTCTTGAAGCCTGTCGGCTGTTTAAAGCAAACAAGTCATCACCCAACTCGGATAATAATCATGAGACCCCTAGTAACGTACTTGTTATACCAGATGAGGATTTAGAGAATTTGCTATTTAAGGCAGTCTTGAAAAACAGGCTGAAGGCTATCGCTTTGCTACTGGAACCCTCCTGGAAGAAGGGACAGTTATTCGATGCTGATTGGATAGTTAAGCCGCTTTCGTGGGTGCTACATACGTGCTGTGACTTTGGAAACGTGAAAGTGCTAGAGTGGTGTCTTAACTCTACCTCGAAGCCTGTAACTGGAACGATGTACCAAGATAACCTCCTATCCTCTATTGACGATGAATTATGTTCCCAAGGATACAGTACTATGCTTTCGCAGCTGATACAGCAGATCGATCCGGCCGTAGACATGAACGTTTGTCCTTTTTTCCAATGcatgaagctgttgctgcgggACGGGCGAATGGATATCGATAAAAAGAGTGGATTTTTGCAAACTACAGCACTACATTGTGCTGCTAATTACAAGGTAGTTCATGCTCAAGAGCTACTTCTTTCCAAAGGGGCCACACTACGCGCAACGAACTTGTTCAACCAAATATTGATTAGTGCAATAGACCCAAATGTACTGGAAAAATATCTGGATTCTTGTGTGTCTTCTCGCTTTCAGAGTCATACAGACAACAAATATTACATGCAGATGGATTTATCAAACATTGTGAGGCAGCCAATGCAAAAGTCCAAAACAAAGAGTGCGTCGAACAATTTACCTCAAACGCCATCCCAGAAGGCCGAAAGATACGATGAATTGTTGCTAATTTTAAATTTAGCACAATCATCGGACAAAAAACATCTTTTACAACATCCACTGATATATATTATTTTGATGCAGAAGTGGCTCAGACTACGAATATTCTACTACACCAATCTATCGCTATGCGCAgcattttcccttttatttATCCTCTACGCGACGATGTTCTACGTATGTGATAATACGCCAAATTTTTGGTATTCTGCAACATATGCATCGTTGATTATATTACTCACTTTTATGGGAATGAGAGAACTGTTTCAGTGTTGTCTTAATGTGGGAGAGTACATGCGATCCGTGGAAAATTATGTGGAAATCTCTTTAATTGTTGGTGCCACCTACGTATTGTATTTGGACtatcaaaacgaaaaagagaCTGAAGTTCCTGCGTTAATTGTTATACTACCGGCCCTCAATCTAACTCTGCTAGTAGGATCACTTCCCATGCTATCTTTATCAACTCATATGGTTATGCTGAAAACGGTTTCCAAAAATTTCCTTCAATGCTTTTTGCTATACGCGATCATTTTGGTAACGTTTGCGGCCAGCTTCTACACTTTGACTCGAGGAAGTAATGCAAGAAGCAATATAACACAGAGCAATGAGCTTCTGAGGACTTTCACCGAGATGCCAGACCTTGATGATGGCGAGAATTTAACTCAAACCctaatttcttttaaaaaatcaatagatatgctaaacaaaaaaatacagagCAATAATGACGAGGAGGCGTCGTTCGATAAGTTCGAGAATTTTCCTCTTTCGGTTGTAAAGATAATTGCTATGCAAATCG GAGAAATGAACATATCAGACATTCCACTTGACGGCGCTATACCATACATCATACTTttgatatttatgtttttcgttCCGATTGTTCTTTCGAACCTGATCAATGGTCTTGCAATCAGTGATATAGCG GCAATCAAAGACGAATCGGAAATAATCGGTCTCGTACAACGTGTGTCTGTAATCCACAAGTTCGAAACCGCACTGGAGAAAATTGCTCGATATAT TCCTCAAAGTTTTAGAGATCCAGGACAATGGATGGTGCGTTTTTGGAACGGATTTATCGGTTTTTCTCAAATGGATGTAAATCCCTATATTTACGCCTGGTGGAAGACAAGCAAATCAGCTGAGCCTCTCAAATATGCGGTATGGTTATTGATATCGAAAAGTACCAATGCTACTGAAGTTAGAGACAATGAAAAGGGGTCGTTCGGAAAAGAATTTGCTTCTGATGAGTTCCTTAAAAACTTCCATCAGATTCGCTTGGACATAGACGACAGAACTGTAAAATATATGCTAACCAACTATACAAGCGCATCTCCAAACCGTTGA